A genomic region of Yoonia rosea contains the following coding sequences:
- a CDS encoding S41 family peptidase yields the protein MKKLMLAATGGAVLGLVVTTQIAGPLVAQEAEQSTSVYEQLDLFGDIFERIRSNYVEEVDDRELIEAAINGMLTSLDPHSSYLSPEAAQRMRVSTSGEFGGLGIEVTQEEGWVKVVSPMDGTPAEAAGIEAGDFITAVDGESVLGLTLDEAVQMMRGPVGAEIIVTIVREGEVEPFDVSIIRDTIKLTAVRSRTEGNAVVLRVTTFNEQTFPNLAEGIEEQVAEAGGIDNIDGFVVDLRNNPGGLLSQAVYVSDAFLDAGEIVSTRGRRASDGDRFNATPGDLAEGKPIVVLINGGSASASEIVAGALQDHRRAIIVGTNSFGKGSVQTVVPLSQDGAMRLTTARYYTPSGRSIQSLGISPDIIVEQPRPRPVDEEEAEAGTPRTEAGLRGSLENDSLTEDEIRQIEEDRARAEAAAALREDDYQLAYAIDILKGLNALGPLSGSE from the coding sequence ATGAAAAAGCTGATGTTGGCCGCCACTGGTGGTGCTGTCTTGGGACTGGTTGTGACGACGCAGATTGCGGGGCCACTTGTGGCGCAAGAAGCGGAGCAGAGCACCAGCGTTTATGAGCAGCTTGATCTTTTTGGCGATATTTTCGAGCGGATCCGTTCGAACTACGTGGAAGAAGTTGACGACCGCGAACTGATCGAGGCCGCTATTAACGGGATGCTGACATCGCTTGATCCGCACTCGAGCTATCTGTCCCCCGAAGCGGCGCAGCGCATGCGTGTCAGCACCTCGGGCGAATTCGGCGGTCTGGGGATCGAAGTCACCCAGGAAGAGGGATGGGTGAAAGTGGTGTCCCCGATGGATGGCACCCCGGCCGAGGCCGCAGGCATCGAAGCAGGTGATTTTATCACTGCCGTTGACGGTGAAAGCGTATTGGGCCTGACCTTGGACGAAGCGGTGCAGATGATGCGCGGCCCCGTTGGTGCCGAGATTATTGTCACCATCGTGCGCGAAGGCGAGGTCGAGCCTTTTGACGTCTCGATCATCCGCGATACGATCAAACTGACCGCCGTACGCAGCCGCACCGAGGGCAACGCGGTTGTCTTGCGGGTCACAACGTTCAACGAACAGACCTTCCCGAACCTGGCGGAAGGGATCGAAGAACAAGTGGCCGAGGCTGGTGGTATCGACAATATTGACGGCTTTGTCGTTGACCTGCGCAACAACCCCGGCGGTCTGCTCAGTCAAGCGGTCTATGTCTCTGACGCCTTCCTTGATGCGGGTGAAATCGTCTCCACACGCGGGCGGCGGGCATCTGACGGTGACCGCTTCAATGCCACACCCGGTGATCTGGCCGAAGGCAAACCGATCGTTGTCCTGATCAATGGTGGGTCCGCCTCGGCATCGGAAATTGTGGCGGGTGCGCTGCAAGACCACCGCCGCGCCATCATCGTTGGCACCAATTCCTTTGGCAAAGGGTCTGTCCAGACGGTTGTTCCCCTCAGCCAGGACGGGGCGATGCGCCTGACAACTGCGCGTTATTACACACCGTCGGGCCGGTCCATCCAGTCGCTCGGAATTTCTCCGGACATCATTGTGGAACAGCCCCGTCCACGCCCCGTGGATGAAGAAGAGGCAGAAGCAGGTACACCACGGACCGAAGCAGGTTTGCGCGGTTCTTTGGAGAATGACAGCCTGACAGAGGACGAAATCCGCCAGATCGAAGAAGATCGCGCGCGCGCCGAGGCTGCGGCAGCCCTGCGCGAGGATGATTATCAACTGGCCTATGCTATTGATATCCTGAAGGGTTTGAACGCACTGGGCCCACTGTCGGGTAGCGAGTGA
- a CDS encoding MBL fold metallo-hydrolase: MTKLTRRNLLAAGTALPFASLAAGAARAEAPMKGASFATHRRFMIGDFEVTTILGGTTPRDAPQGIFGMNVSEEEFAAVSRDNFLSTEASQFFFTPTLVNTGSEVVLFDTGLNAAATVAALEGAGYTADQVDVVVLTHMHGDHIGGLMNDGAPTFANARYVTGQMEFDHWAGAENEGFEANVRPLAENMTFLGDGGDVVSGITGMAAFGHTPGHMVYRLDSAGAGLVIFADLANHPVWSLARPDWEVRFDADKEAAAASRRNVLGMINADRIPAIGYHMPFPAVGYVDTGSNGAEFRWVPEAGQLMG; the protein is encoded by the coding sequence ATGACTAAGCTGACACGCCGCAACCTGCTTGCCGCCGGCACGGCCTTGCCTTTCGCAAGCCTTGCCGCCGGAGCTGCCCGCGCCGAAGCCCCGATGAAGGGTGCAAGTTTCGCCACACACCGCCGCTTTATGATCGGCGATTTCGAGGTGACAACAATCCTTGGCGGCACCACGCCCCGCGACGCGCCTCAGGGCATCTTCGGCATGAACGTGTCGGAAGAAGAATTCGCCGCCGTCAGCCGCGACAACTTCCTGTCGACCGAGGCATCACAGTTCTTTTTCACACCCACACTGGTGAACACAGGCAGCGAAGTCGTGCTTTTCGATACCGGCCTGAACGCCGCCGCCACCGTCGCAGCCCTTGAGGGTGCAGGCTACACCGCCGACCAAGTCGATGTTGTTGTCCTGACCCACATGCACGGCGATCACATCGGTGGCTTGATGAACGATGGCGCACCAACCTTCGCGAACGCACGTTACGTGACGGGCCAAATGGAGTTTGACCACTGGGCCGGCGCCGAAAACGAAGGCTTTGAGGCGAATGTCCGCCCGCTGGCCGAAAATATGACTTTCCTTGGTGATGGCGGCGATGTCGTCAGCGGTATCACAGGGATGGCCGCGTTCGGTCACACGCCCGGCCATATGGTCTATCGTCTAGACAGTGCAGGCGCAGGGCTTGTGATCTTTGCTGACCTCGCCAACCACCCAGTGTGGTCGCTGGCACGCCCCGATTGGGAAGTGCGCTTTGACGCCGACAAAGAGGCCGCTGCCGCATCACGCCGCAACGTCTTGGGCATGATCAACGCCGACCGCATCCCCGCCATCGGCTACCACATGCCGTTCCCTGCTGTGGGATATGTCGACACAGGCTCAAACGGTGCCGAGTTCCGCTGGGTGCCCGAAGCGGGCCAGTTGATGGGCTAA
- a CDS encoding GcvT family protein, with the protein MTNLPKHARVVIIGGGVIGCSVAYHLAQLGWKDVVLLERKQLTSGTTWHAAGLIAQLRATANMTKLAKYSQELYGNLENETGVATGFKRVGSITVALTEERREELSRSAGMARAFGVEIEEISPSEIKDRYAHLNIDGVTGGVYLPKDGQGDPSNIALSLAKGARMKGAVVAERTKVTRINKAGRRVQSVDWETADAHGTMTCDMIVNCAGMWGHEVGRMAGVNVPLHACEHFYIVTEAIAGLTQLPVLRVPDECAYYKEDAGKILLGAFEPNAKPWAMDGIPADFEFDQLPEDFDHFEPILEAAVARMPMLAEAGIHTFFNGPESFTPDDAYHLGLAPEMDNVWVAAGFNSIGIQSAGGAGMALAQWMDAGEKPFDLGDVDIGRMQPFQGNKTYLFERSKETLGLLYADHFPFRQKATARGVRRTPFHQHLLEQGAVMGELAGWERANWFADEGQTPEYAYSWKRQNFFGNVGAELNAIRTNVGMYDMSSFGKIRVEGRDATAFLNHIGGGQHDVPEGKIIYTQFLNSRAGIEADVTVTRLSETAYLVVTPAATRLADQTWMQRHMGDFNVVITDVTAGEGVLAIMGPNSRKLLQAVSPNDFGNDVNPFGTAQEIEIGMGLARAHRVTYVGELGWEVYVSTDMAGHVFEVLHTAGQNMGLKLCGMHMMDAARMEKGFRHFGHDITAEDHVLETGLGFAVKTDKADFIGRDAVMSKRDAGLERRLMQFKLRDPEPLLYHNEPILRDGKVVSHLSSGGYGHHLGAALGMGYVPCAGESVADVLSSAYEIDVMGVRVQAEAQLKPFYDPASERVKA; encoded by the coding sequence ATGACAAACCTTCCAAAGCATGCCCGTGTGGTCATCATCGGAGGGGGCGTCATTGGCTGTTCGGTCGCCTATCATCTGGCCCAGTTGGGGTGGAAAGACGTGGTGCTGCTGGAACGCAAACAGCTGACCTCCGGCACCACATGGCATGCGGCCGGATTGATCGCGCAGCTGCGCGCGACGGCGAATATGACCAAGCTCGCGAAATACAGCCAAGAGCTTTATGGCAATCTGGAAAATGAGACAGGTGTCGCGACCGGTTTCAAGCGTGTGGGGTCAATCACCGTGGCGCTGACAGAGGAGCGCCGCGAAGAGCTTTCACGCTCTGCGGGGATGGCACGGGCGTTCGGGGTAGAGATTGAGGAAATCTCGCCCAGTGAGATCAAGGACCGCTACGCGCATCTGAATATCGACGGTGTGACGGGTGGTGTCTATCTGCCCAAAGATGGTCAAGGCGACCCTTCCAACATCGCGCTTTCGCTGGCCAAGGGCGCGCGCATGAAGGGCGCCGTGGTGGCTGAACGTACCAAGGTCACTAGGATCAATAAGGCGGGGCGCCGCGTGCAATCCGTGGATTGGGAAACCGCTGACGCGCATGGCACGATGACCTGCGATATGATTGTCAATTGCGCAGGGATGTGGGGCCATGAAGTGGGCCGTATGGCGGGCGTGAATGTGCCGCTACATGCCTGCGAACATTTCTATATCGTGACCGAGGCAATTGCCGGTCTGACCCAGTTGCCGGTTCTGCGTGTCCCTGATGAATGTGCTTACTATAAGGAAGACGCAGGAAAAATCCTGCTGGGCGCCTTTGAGCCAAATGCGAAACCTTGGGCGATGGATGGTATCCCAGCAGATTTTGAATTCGATCAACTGCCCGAGGATTTCGACCATTTTGAACCGATCCTCGAAGCCGCTGTTGCACGCATGCCCATGCTTGCGGAAGCTGGAATTCATACGTTTTTCAATGGTCCCGAGAGTTTCACCCCCGATGACGCCTATCATCTGGGGCTGGCACCCGAGATGGATAACGTTTGGGTGGCTGCGGGCTTTAATTCGATAGGCATACAGTCTGCCGGTGGCGCGGGCATGGCGCTGGCGCAGTGGATGGATGCGGGCGAAAAGCCCTTCGATCTGGGTGATGTGGATATTGGCCGGATGCAGCCGTTTCAGGGCAACAAGACCTATCTGTTTGAACGTTCCAAGGAAACGCTGGGGCTGCTTTATGCCGACCATTTCCCTTTCCGCCAAAAGGCCACCGCGCGCGGTGTACGCCGGACGCCATTCCACCAACATCTGCTAGAGCAAGGCGCGGTGATGGGTGAGCTTGCAGGTTGGGAGCGGGCCAACTGGTTTGCGGATGAGGGGCAGACGCCGGAATATGCATACTCTTGGAAGCGGCAGAATTTCTTTGGCAATGTTGGCGCCGAACTGAATGCGATCCGCACGAATGTGGGGATGTATGATATGTCCTCTTTCGGGAAAATACGTGTTGAGGGGCGCGATGCGACGGCGTTCCTGAACCATATCGGCGGCGGCCAGCATGACGTGCCGGAGGGCAAGATTATCTATACGCAGTTTCTGAATAGCCGTGCGGGGATTGAGGCCGATGTGACTGTCACCCGCCTGTCCGAGACGGCCTATCTGGTGGTCACACCTGCCGCGACGCGTCTGGCGGATCAGACGTGGATGCAGCGCCATATGGGCGATTTCAACGTGGTCATCACCGATGTGACAGCGGGCGAAGGCGTGCTGGCCATCATGGGCCCGAATAGCCGGAAACTGCTCCAGGCCGTGTCGCCAAATGATTTTGGCAATGACGTGAACCCCTTTGGCACCGCGCAAGAGATCGAGATCGGCATGGGTTTGGCGCGCGCCCATCGCGTCACCTATGTGGGTGAGCTGGGTTGGGAGGTCTATGTCTCGACCGACATGGCGGGGCATGTGTTCGAGGTGCTGCATACGGCGGGACAGAACATGGGGCTCAAGCTTTGCGGGATGCATATGATGGATGCGGCGCGCATGGAAAAAGGATTCCGCCACTTCGGTCACGATATCACGGCTGAGGATCACGTTCTGGAGACGGGGTTAGGCTTTGCTGTGAAAACCGACAAAGCTGACTTCATCGGCCGCGACGCCGTGATGAGCAAACGTGACGCAGGGTTGGAGCGGCGACTCATGCAATTCAAACTCCGCGATCCCGAGCCGCTCTTGTATCATAACGAACCCATTTTGCGGGATGGCAAGGTTGTTAGCCATCTCAGCTCTGGCGGCTATGGCCACCATCTGGGTGCCGCACTTGGCATGGGATATGTGCCCTGCGCAGGCGAGAGCGTGGCGGATGTGCTGTCAAGCGCCTACGAGATTGACGTGATGGGGGTACGGGTGCAGGCGGAGGCGCAGTTGAAGCCGTTTTATGATCCCGCATCCGAAAGGGTGAAAGCCTGA
- a CDS encoding homocysteine S-methyltransferase family protein, translating to MTDIILLDGGMGQELVHRAGDRPTPLWSTQVMIDHPGLVAQVHADYRAAGATVHTTNTYAVLRDRLEGTGMEGHFANLQKAALEEAKGVGVLAGSIGPLRASYRPDLMPPHDVAVATYAEVANMLAPHVDSLICETVASVAHARAILEATVATGKPVWLALTVDENDGTKLRSGEPVADVFAVAGDASAILANCSSPEAISTTMGILATSGKPFGGYANGFTKISEGFLGDKPTVDALTARKDLGPEEYAGFVMGWIDQGATIVGGCCEVGPAHIAKLAEKIKAAGHQITTP from the coding sequence GTGACAGATATCATCCTTCTTGACGGCGGCATGGGACAGGAACTTGTCCATCGTGCCGGTGACCGGCCCACACCGCTTTGGTCCACGCAGGTGATGATTGATCACCCCGGACTGGTGGCCCAGGTGCATGCCGATTACCGCGCCGCAGGTGCGACGGTCCATACCACCAACACCTATGCCGTCCTGCGCGACAGGCTCGAAGGGACCGGCATGGAAGGTCACTTTGCCAACCTGCAAAAGGCCGCACTCGAAGAGGCGAAAGGTGTGGGTGTTCTGGCGGGCTCAATCGGACCCCTGCGCGCGTCCTACCGTCCTGATCTGATGCCCCCGCATGATGTCGCTGTGGCGACCTATGCCGAGGTGGCCAATATGCTGGCACCGCACGTCGACAGTCTCATTTGTGAAACCGTTGCCTCTGTTGCCCACGCCCGTGCGATCCTTGAAGCGACTGTTGCGACCGGCAAACCTGTCTGGCTTGCGCTGACGGTGGATGAAAACGATGGCACAAAGCTGCGCTCGGGTGAGCCTGTGGCAGATGTCTTTGCCGTGGCGGGGGATGCCAGCGCAATTCTGGCGAATTGCTCTTCGCCCGAAGCAATCAGCACCACGATGGGTATTCTGGCCACGTCAGGCAAACCCTTTGGCGGCTATGCCAACGGGTTTACCAAGATCAGCGAAGGGTTCCTGGGTGACAAACCCACGGTCGATGCGCTGACCGCGCGCAAGGACCTTGGGCCTGAGGAATACGCAGGTTTCGTGATGGGCTGGATTGATCAGGGGGCTACAATTGTCGGTGGCTGCTGCGAGGTCGGGCCTGCGCATATCGCGAAGCTGGCGGAAAAAATCAAAGCCGCCGGACATCAAATTACCACACCATAA
- a CDS encoding GcvT family protein yields MTDFPTTARVVIIGGGVVGVSTLYHLAKKGWTDCVLLEKNELTAGSTWHAAGNCPSFSTSWAVMNMQRYSLGLYKGLAEEVDYPMNYHVTGSIRLAHSKERMQEFARAMSMGNYQGLNLRLMTPDDAKEMYPFLETHDLEGALYDPDDGDIDPAQLTQALAKGARQMGAKIERFCSATGVTQHPNGTWTVHTEKGDIDCEKVVNAAGYYAQRVGEWFKPYGGRTVPMVTMSHQFFLTEEIPELKAWTEKMGHKVPLLRDVDSSYYLRQDKNGLNLGPYERNCKAHWVTPDDPQPEDFSFQLYPDDLERLEWYIEDAMARVPILGTAGVGRVINGPIPYAPDGLPLLGPMPGVKNAFEACVFTFGITQGGGAGKVAAEWIVDGQTEWDMWACDPRRYTDYTDQDYCHQKAMEIYGHEYGMHFPHKMWPAGRNKKLSPVHDKVIALGGQMGAYNGWERANWFAKDGDDTSLEATETWERAGPWQPRVKEECEAVRDGVGVLDLPGFSRFNLSGNGAAEWLRGRIAGGLPKVGRMNLAYFADDRGRILTEMSVMRHGEDQFTLITAATAQWHDYDVLRGALDEGLSLTDHTTEYSTLIVTGPKARELFESIGTEADLSAGWLSHQAAKVAGVDCALARVSFAGELGWEIHAANANIPALYDAVLGAGAVPFGMFALNALRLEKGYRAWKGDLSTDYSLLEGGLERFIKFDKPQDFTGKAALLAEKQTGVKKRFVTLTLDNPSPADAPYMSTIWIGDEVAGETTSGGWGYRVDKSIALGMLRADAAVPGAKVHVDIYGERYIATIQEDQPLWDPQNMRIRA; encoded by the coding sequence ATGACTGACTTCCCGACAACTGCACGTGTTGTGATTATTGGTGGCGGTGTTGTGGGGGTGTCGACCCTTTACCATCTCGCCAAGAAGGGCTGGACCGACTGTGTCTTGCTGGAAAAGAACGAGTTGACCGCTGGCTCTACCTGGCATGCCGCAGGAAATTGTCCGTCTTTCAGCACATCCTGGGCTGTGATGAACATGCAGCGCTATTCGCTGGGCCTTTATAAAGGACTGGCCGAAGAGGTGGATTACCCGATGAACTATCACGTCACCGGGTCCATCCGGCTGGCGCATTCCAAGGAACGCATGCAGGAATTCGCCCGCGCGATGAGCATGGGCAATTATCAGGGGCTGAATTTGCGGCTGATGACGCCGGATGACGCGAAAGAGATGTATCCGTTTCTTGAGACACATGATCTGGAAGGCGCGCTTTATGATCCTGACGACGGTGATATTGACCCCGCGCAACTGACGCAGGCCTTGGCCAAAGGCGCGCGCCAGATGGGCGCCAAGATCGAGCGGTTTTGCAGTGCGACGGGCGTGACCCAGCACCCGAATGGCACGTGGACCGTGCATACCGAAAAGGGCGATATTGACTGCGAAAAAGTGGTGAATGCGGCCGGATATTATGCCCAGCGTGTCGGCGAATGGTTCAAACCCTATGGGGGGCGTACCGTGCCAATGGTGACGATGTCGCACCAGTTTTTCCTGACCGAGGAAATTCCCGAGCTGAAAGCCTGGACCGAAAAAATGGGCCATAAGGTGCCGTTGTTACGCGATGTGGATAGCTCTTACTATCTGCGGCAGGACAAGAACGGGCTGAACCTTGGGCCTTATGAACGCAACTGCAAGGCACATTGGGTGACCCCCGATGATCCGCAGCCCGAGGATTTTAGCTTCCAACTGTACCCCGACGATCTGGAACGGTTGGAGTGGTATATCGAAGATGCCATGGCGCGCGTGCCGATCCTTGGCACCGCGGGCGTGGGCCGCGTGATCAACGGGCCAATCCCTTATGCCCCGGATGGTCTGCCGCTGCTTGGTCCGATGCCAGGCGTGAAGAATGCGTTTGAAGCGTGCGTCTTTACCTTCGGCATTACCCAAGGCGGCGGTGCGGGCAAGGTCGCTGCCGAATGGATCGTCGATGGCCAGACCGAGTGGGATATGTGGGCCTGCGATCCGCGCCGCTATACCGATTACACCGATCAGGATTACTGCCACCAGAAGGCGATGGAAATCTACGGCCACGAATACGGCATGCATTTCCCGCACAAGATGTGGCCAGCGGGGCGCAACAAGAAACTATCACCTGTCCATGACAAGGTGATCGCCTTGGGTGGCCAGATGGGGGCCTATAACGGGTGGGAGCGCGCCAACTGGTTTGCCAAGGATGGTGACGATACTTCGCTTGAGGCGACCGAGACATGGGAGCGCGCAGGCCCTTGGCAGCCACGCGTGAAGGAAGAGTGCGAGGCTGTCCGCGATGGTGTGGGCGTGTTGGACCTGCCGGGTTTTTCGCGGTTCAATCTCTCCGGTAACGGTGCCGCCGAATGGTTGCGCGGACGGATCGCGGGCGGTTTGCCGAAGGTCGGGCGCATGAACCTCGCCTATTTCGCCGATGATCGCGGACGGATCCTGACCGAGATGTCGGTCATGCGGCACGGCGAGGATCAGTTTACGCTGATTACCGCGGCCACCGCGCAATGGCATGACTATGATGTGTTGCGCGGGGCGCTCGATGAAGGCCTCTCGCTGACCGACCACACAACGGAATATTCCACCTTGATCGTGACCGGGCCAAAGGCGCGGGAACTGTTTGAAAGCATCGGGACCGAGGCAGATTTGTCGGCAGGGTGGTTAAGCCATCAGGCGGCAAAAGTTGCTGGTGTTGACTGTGCGCTGGCACGGGTCAGTTTCGCGGGCGAGTTGGGTTGGGAAATTCATGCCGCCAATGCCAATATCCCTGCGCTCTATGACGCGGTGCTTGGTGCGGGGGCCGTGCCCTTTGGCATGTTCGCGCTGAACGCGCTGCGGCTGGAAAAGGGCTATCGCGCGTGGAAAGGTGATCTGAGCACGGATTATTCACTTCTCGAAGGCGGGCTGGAGCGGTTTATCAAATTCGACAAACCGCAGGATTTCACCGGCAAGGCGGCTCTCTTGGCGGAAAAACAGACGGGTGTGAAGAAGCGTTTTGTCACGCTGACACTGGACAACCCCAGCCCTGCGGATGCGCCTTACATGTCCACAATCTGGATCGGCGATGAGGTTGCGGGCGAAACCACGTCAGGCGGCTGGGGCTACCGCGTGGATAAATCCATCGCACTGGGGATGCTGCGCGCCGATGCCGCCGTGCCGGGGGCAAAGGTTCACGTTGATATCTACGGCGAACGTTATATAGCGACGATCCAAGAGGATCAGCCCCTGTGGGACCCGCAGAACATGCGGATCAGGGCGTGA
- a CDS encoding helix-turn-helix domain-containing protein: protein MSFFHGAIMRDENVTVSSLGADIRSLRKARRITLVELAATLGRSVGWLSQVERDLSYPDGADLARIAKALDVSISSFLKVAIPPEEEGHIVRAHARRPIGSRTEGLTEALLSPDLTDDFEVIHSAFAPHSFLPEPVSRPTQEVCYIIKGKFEIALDGQHFALEAGDSFRLRGQKFQWWNKHDTTCEIVWVISPPIY from the coding sequence ATGTCATTTTTTCATGGTGCGATCATGCGGGATGAAAATGTCACCGTTTCATCGCTTGGAGCGGACATACGGTCCTTGCGCAAGGCACGGCGGATTACGCTGGTTGAACTGGCTGCAACGCTGGGCCGTTCCGTTGGCTGGCTGAGCCAGGTTGAGCGCGATTTATCCTATCCTGACGGCGCCGATCTGGCCCGCATCGCAAAAGCCCTTGATGTTTCGATATCCAGCTTTTTGAAGGTTGCAATTCCCCCAGAGGAAGAAGGCCATATCGTGCGGGCCCATGCCCGCCGCCCGATCGGCAGCCGGACCGAAGGCTTGACCGAGGCGCTTTTGTCACCTGATCTGACGGATGATTTTGAGGTCATCCATTCCGCCTTCGCCCCCCACTCATTCCTGCCCGAACCCGTGAGCCGGCCGACCCAAGAGGTCTGCTATATCATCAAAGGCAAGTTTGAGATTGCGCTTGATGGCCAGCACTTCGCGCTTGAGGCCGGCGATAGCTTCCGTTTGCGCGGACAGAAGTTCCAGTGGTGGAACAAACATGACACCACGTGCGAGATCGTCTGGGTGATCTCTCCTCCGATCTATTGA
- a CDS encoding GAF domain-containing protein, producing MRVNYDDLTKTIAALAEGEDDVISLMATVACEVHHSDDRFDWTGFYRVTGPEMLKIGPYQGGHGCLVIPFSRGVCGAAARTGAVQLVPDVEAFPGHIACASSTRSELVLPVHDRNGALLGVFDIDSDQPDAFDQTDVAGMTTVLDLAFAK from the coding sequence ATGCGCGTGAACTACGATGACCTGACCAAAACGATTGCCGCGCTGGCCGAAGGTGAGGATGACGTGATTTCCTTGATGGCGACGGTCGCCTGCGAGGTGCATCATAGCGATGATCGTTTTGACTGGACCGGTTTTTATCGGGTGACCGGCCCCGAGATGCTCAAGATCGGGCCGTATCAGGGCGGGCACGGCTGTCTGGTGATCCCGTTTTCGCGGGGTGTTTGCGGGGCTGCCGCGCGCACCGGCGCAGTCCAGCTTGTTCCCGATGTTGAGGCCTTTCCTGGCCACATTGCTTGTGCGAGCAGTACGCGCTCGGAACTGGTGCTGCCGGTCCATGACCGCAACGGTGCGTTGCTGGGTGTTTTTGATATTGATAGCGATCAACCTGATGCCTTCGATCAGACGGATGTCGCGGGCATGACGACTGTCCTCGATCTCGCCTTTGCAAAATAG
- a CDS encoding acetyl-CoA C-acyltransferase, with translation MRDVFIKGAARTPMGGFQGIFSDVDAPTLGGAAIKAALAGAGKPDVDEVLMGCVLPAGLGQAPARQAGFLAGLDDSVPATTVNKMCGSGMKTAMMAFDQIALGGADTMVAGGMESMTNAPYLMSKLRSGARIGHQSVQDSMFLDGLEDAYDKGRLMGTFAEDCAEKYQFNRDAQDHYAIASLSNALDAERSGAFDKEIAPVTVHSRNGEDVFTRDEQPGKARPEKIPSLKPAFRPDGTVTAANASSISDGAAALVLSADNSGARARIVGHASHAQAPGWFTTAPVPAAQKLLAKIGWDVDDVDLWEVNEAFAVVPMAFMQEMHIPRDIVNVNGGACALGHPIGASGTRIIVTLLNALETRGLKRGVAAICIGGGEGTAIAIERV, from the coding sequence ATGCGTGATGTTTTCATCAAAGGTGCGGCCCGCACACCGATGGGCGGGTTTCAGGGAATTTTTTCCGATGTGGATGCACCCACTTTGGGGGGAGCCGCGATCAAGGCCGCACTTGCGGGCGCCGGCAAACCAGATGTTGATGAGGTCCTGATGGGCTGCGTTCTGCCCGCCGGTCTGGGACAGGCCCCTGCACGGCAGGCGGGGTTTCTGGCGGGGCTGGATGACAGCGTACCGGCCACGACCGTCAACAAGATGTGCGGTTCTGGCATGAAAACGGCGATGATGGCCTTTGACCAGATCGCCCTTGGCGGCGCCGACACGATGGTTGCAGGCGGCATGGAAAGCATGACCAACGCACCCTATCTGATGTCGAAATTGCGCAGCGGGGCGCGGATCGGGCACCAGAGTGTGCAGGACAGCATGTTCCTCGACGGGCTCGAGGATGCCTATGACAAAGGCCGTCTGATGGGCACATTTGCCGAGGATTGCGCCGAAAAGTACCAGTTCAATCGTGACGCACAGGATCACTATGCGATTGCGTCGTTGTCCAACGCGCTGGATGCCGAACGGTCCGGGGCATTCGACAAAGAAATCGCCCCCGTCACCGTGCATAGCCGCAATGGTGAAGATGTTTTCACCCGTGATGAACAACCCGGCAAGGCGAGGCCCGAAAAGATTCCGTCGCTGAAACCTGCGTTCCGCCCTGACGGGACGGTGACAGCGGCCAATGCATCAAGCATTTCCGATGGCGCGGCGGCCTTGGTTCTGTCGGCTGACAACAGTGGCGCGCGTGCGCGGATCGTGGGCCATGCCAGCCATGCACAGGCCCCGGGGTGGTTTACGACGGCGCCCGTGCCTGCCGCGCAAAAGCTCTTGGCCAAGATCGGCTGGGACGTTGATGATGTGGACCTGTGGGAGGTCAACGAGGCCTTTGCCGTGGTTCCGATGGCGTTCATGCAGGAAATGCACATTCCCCGCGACATCGTGAATGTGAATGGCGGGGCCTGCGCCTTGGGGCATCCGATTGGGGCATCCGGTACGCGCATTATCGTGACCTTGCTGAATGCATTGGAAACACGTGGGCTCAAACGGGGCGTTGCAGCCATCTGTATCGGTGGCGGCGAAGGCACGGCGATTGCCATTGAGCGGGTTTAG